A window from Solanum stenotomum isolate F172 chromosome 7, ASM1918654v1, whole genome shotgun sequence encodes these proteins:
- the LOC125869624 gene encoding uncharacterized protein LOC125869624, whose amino-acid sequence MKYIADNLTVAAQPLSEKDLTLYILGGLGPDYDALVVSITYRVEIISLADLHGFLLSHETRLENLSTIEQKQVHFTAKSSNFNPKSDDGYKKNTNPNLNQHYGGRWGRGRGVVAGFIIILIKSMHAQTQMTAYIAQPNVVSDPSWYPDSSATYHLTNDHLNNLALRGDYHGTYQILDRSGNEEGATVRPGDLSMAFTSFFSPEDPTGSP is encoded by the exons ATGAAATATATTGCTGATAACTTGACAGTTGCGGCACAACCTCTCAGTGAGAAAGATCTTACATTGTATATTCTTGGTGGCTTAGGTCCCGATTATGATGCGTTGGTGGTCTCTATTACCTATAGAGTTGAAATCATATCCCTTGCTGACTTACATGGGTTTCTGCTAAGCCATGAGACACGTCTTGAAAATCTAAGTACTATTGAACAAAAGCAAGTGCACTTTACTgcaaaatcttcaaattttaatcCTAAAAGTGATGACGGCTACAAAAAGAACACAAACCCGAACCTGAATCAGCATTATGGAGGACGCTGGGGAAGGGGTCGAGGAGTGGTTGCAG GTTTTATCATAATTCTTATCAAGTCCATGCATGCACAAACTCAAATGACAGCCTACATCGCTCAACCGAATGTTGTATCTGATCCATCTTGGTATCCAGATTCTAGTGCTACGTACCATCTTACAAATGATCATCTCAACAATTTGGCTCTTAGAGGAGACTACCATGGTACATACCAAATTTTG GATCGATCGGGCAACGAGGAAGGTGCTACTGTGAGGCCGGGAGACTTGAGCATGGCCTTTACAAGCTTCTTTTCACCCGAAGATCCAACTGGTAGTCCTTAa